The Psychrobacter sp. LV10R520-6 genome includes a region encoding these proteins:
- a CDS encoding NADP-dependent malic enzyme, whose product MNDDTNLNTDNPNTEKEQFEQAALHYHSHPRPGKISVTPIKQLANQRDLALAYSPGVAVPCLEIQRDPTLAAKYTVRSNLVGVITNGTAVLGLGNIGPLASKPVMEGKGILFKKFAGIDVFDIEIAQNDPDKFIEAVAALEPTFGGINLEDIKAPECFKIERELRKRMNIPVFHDDQHGTSIIVAAAMLNALLLTGKKIEDLKVICSGAGAAAISCLNIICALGVQKDNIFVSDSRGVITTSRENLDESKQLYARDTEASTIDELIDDVDMFLGLSMPGTLTADMVRRMAKDPIIFALANPTPEIMPEVAHSVRSDVIMATGRSDYPNQVNNALCFPYIFRGALDVGATTVNEEMKIACVRAIAAMAHVEATPTKNVKDIESMQSFGREYLIPGPLEPNLIIEIAPAVAKAAMDSGVATLPIEDLDAYRQRLSEFVYNSAFVMKPIFARAKSDPKRIVYCEGEDSNVLLAVQVVVDEQLAQPILVGRPSVIENNIEKLGLRLKDGVNITIVNIDDDPRYKDYWQGYYNKNKRNGVSVELARRDVRRKTSLIGSLLVENGHADGMICGTFGHYQLHLKYVQNVIGKKEGVSNFYAMNAVLMQDRNIFIADTYIHEDPTAEQLAEMTVLAADQLRRFSITPRVALVSHSNFGTSDRASAVKMRKVYQLLTDMNVDFDFDGEMQGDAALDERIRIEDLPSSQFKGAANLLILPTLDAANIAFNLLKTATGSASIGPILLGANKPVHILTPSATARRVVNMTALAVTEAQDLESEAVAANV is encoded by the coding sequence ATGAATGACGATACCAATTTGAATACGGATAACCCTAATACCGAAAAAGAGCAGTTTGAACAAGCGGCTCTGCATTATCATTCACACCCACGACCGGGTAAAATCTCAGTCACGCCTATCAAGCAGCTGGCCAACCAACGCGACCTAGCACTGGCCTATTCGCCAGGCGTTGCCGTACCTTGTCTTGAGATTCAAAGAGACCCCACTTTAGCGGCTAAATATACGGTACGTAGCAATCTGGTTGGCGTTATCACTAATGGTACTGCGGTATTGGGTTTGGGTAATATCGGTCCCTTGGCATCAAAGCCGGTGATGGAAGGTAAAGGGATTTTATTCAAAAAATTCGCTGGTATTGATGTTTTTGATATTGAAATTGCCCAAAATGATCCAGACAAATTCATCGAAGCCGTTGCTGCTCTTGAGCCCACGTTTGGTGGTATTAACCTAGAAGATATTAAAGCCCCAGAATGTTTCAAAATCGAGCGCGAATTGCGCAAACGCATGAACATTCCTGTTTTTCATGATGACCAACACGGCACCTCTATCATTGTTGCTGCCGCGATGCTCAATGCTTTATTGCTTACTGGCAAAAAAATTGAAGATCTAAAAGTCATTTGTTCAGGTGCCGGCGCAGCGGCTATTTCATGCCTAAATATTATTTGCGCGCTGGGAGTTCAAAAAGACAATATTTTCGTTTCGGATTCACGCGGTGTTATTACCACCAGCCGTGAAAACCTTGATGAATCAAAGCAGCTCTATGCCCGTGATACTGAGGCCAGTACCATTGATGAGCTCATAGATGACGTGGATATGTTCCTAGGGTTATCTATGCCCGGAACCTTGACCGCGGATATGGTTCGCCGTATGGCCAAAGACCCTATCATCTTTGCATTGGCCAACCCGACGCCCGAAATTATGCCTGAAGTGGCGCACTCTGTACGTTCAGATGTCATTATGGCAACCGGTCGTTCAGACTATCCCAATCAAGTGAATAACGCTTTATGCTTCCCTTATATCTTCCGCGGTGCGTTAGATGTCGGTGCCACAACCGTTAACGAAGAGATGAAAATTGCCTGTGTCCGTGCGATTGCTGCTATGGCGCATGTTGAGGCGACTCCCACTAAAAACGTCAAAGACATTGAAAGCATGCAAAGCTTTGGCCGAGAGTACCTAATCCCAGGTCCACTTGAGCCAAACCTTATCATTGAAATCGCTCCTGCCGTCGCTAAAGCCGCTATGGATTCAGGTGTTGCAACGTTACCAATCGAAGATCTTGATGCCTATCGTCAACGTCTGTCTGAGTTCGTCTATAACTCAGCCTTTGTGATGAAGCCTATCTTTGCCCGCGCCAAATCAGATCCAAAACGTATCGTTTATTGCGAAGGTGAAGACAGTAATGTATTGCTAGCCGTACAAGTAGTCGTCGATGAACAGCTGGCCCAACCAATCTTGGTAGGCCGTCCTTCCGTCATCGAAAACAACATCGAAAAGCTAGGGTTACGTCTAAAAGATGGCGTAAATATCACTATTGTTAACATTGATGATGATCCACGCTACAAAGACTACTGGCAGGGCTATTACAATAAAAACAAACGTAATGGGGTCAGTGTCGAGCTTGCCCGTCGTGATGTACGACGCAAAACCTCTTTGATTGGCTCACTACTGGTCGAAAATGGCCATGCTGATGGTATGATTTGTGGTACGTTTGGTCACTATCAACTTCATTTAAAATACGTTCAAAACGTTATTGGTAAAAAAGAAGGTGTTAGCAATTTTTACGCAATGAATGCCGTCTTAATGCAAGACCGCAATATCTTTATTGCCGATACTTATATTCATGAAGACCCTACTGCCGAACAATTGGCTGAAATGACGGTATTAGCCGCTGATCAATTACGCCGCTTTAGCATTACCCCACGGGTTGCTTTAGTCTCACATTCAAACTTCGGTACTTCTGATCGTGCCAGCGCTGTCAAAATGCGCAAAGTGTATCAGCTACTGACCGATATGAATGTCGATTTTGATTTTGACGGTGAGATGCAAGGCGATGCGGCTCTTGACGAACGTATTCGTATAGAAGACTTGCCATCAAGTCAATTTAAAGGGGCTGCGAACCTACTCATCTTGCCAACGCTTGATGCGGCGAACATTGCCTTTAACCTGCTCAAAACAGCAACGGGCAGCGCGTCTATTGGTCCTATCTTGTTAGGCGCCAACAAACCTGTGCATATCTTAACGCCGTCAGCGACAGCGCGTCGTGTGGTCAATATGACCGCTCTTGCCGTGACTGAAGCACAGGATTTAGAAAGCGAAGCCGTCGCTGCTAACGTATAA